A stretch of DNA from Vespula pensylvanica isolate Volc-1 chromosome 6, ASM1446617v1, whole genome shotgun sequence:
acatatatatacaccattTGATTTTCAAGTCattaacttaattaaaaacaGACCAGGCTTAAGATTAGTTTCCACATTGTTCGACAGTTAAACAGTTTGACACACAATTTTCTATCATATGATAAAAACCAGGCAATATATGCGATTGTAAATTCTACGTTTCAATCGTcgatcattaaatttatagaaCTCTCAATGGATTTCACGTTGACTTATATCTCGGGtatctatttttcctttttctttctttctttctttctttctttctattttttttttagaggttttattatgaaaaagaagagaagagagagagagagagagagagaaaaaaaatttgtttttttacgtCCCATAATAATTCTATGAATTAACATACAAATTAATGcgtgaaaaattgaaaaattataccaGAGTAGgccaaagataaaaaaagaaacaaaatatatatatatatacgtgtgatatgcaatatctaaaattaaatgtataaacgatgaatttaaaaatcgcATAAATCAAAtctatatcgatcgatcaatttctttttcaataatttctccCTTGGtcatatcataaataaattatttggtatataaattacaaccgagtattatcattattacgatAACTTCTACGAgaatacaatgaaaataatgcaTAATACATTTTCCAACGTATAAATCCATCTATCGTGCGAACTGaaatatggaaaataaataatcaaaaataaccaagaaaaattctattatgtAAAACTTGGAAGTAATTATTTCGTATGAGGAAacaatttttgtcttttttttttttttttttttttaagcataaTTTTTCTACGTTCCAAATAGTTTAGATTTCTTCCTCGTAAATATGCATAAATCATGATACGATCCTCGATACGATCTCTCAAAGGTAATTATAACAGTGCATACATGTCTACGTATAGATGATTAATTAGTATCTTCTATTCGAGAAAATTACGATCTATAATTTAATAGTATCCTACAATTAAATCATATGTCCCAATGAATGAATAGTGCagttattcaatttttcaattaattatttgtcttatttcaataaatttcttttaacgcgataaaaagaggaaagaatgtatgacaaaaaggaagaagaagaaaaagaaaagaataagataaatttGTTCCAATTTAAAAACATAGTCACGTTTTTAccaaagataatatatttatttatgtacttaATTTAGCGATATGAACATACctgttataaataatcgataaaattacgtGGCTTATCTTTGAGGAACgtcttttttaatatgtttctcttttattttaagaaatatttcttgtctctctctctctctctttctctctttctctgtattgTCCTCATTTTTCTCAGTACAAACAACTCAttattcttctatatatagTTTACAATAAatcataacaaaatttatgcTCAATTAAGATTaatacgaaaaattatttatatctacgaACGGTTTATATTCTTCtgcaaaagttttctttttttgttctttctttctttctttctttttttttttttttttttttttaagttcttcttcctcttcctcttttctctcgaaggttcgaaaagtaaaaaaaagaaagaaaaagaggtggTAAgtgaactaaaaaaaaaaaaaaaaaaaaaaaaaagaaagaaagaaagaaaaaaatgaagcaaaataaaagagaaaagacggagaaaaaaggaagatatcgTAAGACGTCAAAATATTTCGAGATGaggaaattaagaaagaaatagaaaaagataattttgtatatatagatcCTACGAAAGATTAAGAATTGTCGTCATTTAAAATACTGATTCTTGATACGCACGTTCTATTCTCCTACCATCGTGTGACGAGTGGTTTTCTATCCAATGGTGGGACTGTAGTGGGGCAAATGGGAATGTTACCTAcgttaataagaaagaagttgGTAGAAGTAACAGTTGTAACGAACATTTACTACGAGTCGGAAGAATCTaacgaaggaaggaataagagagaaaaagagagagagagagagagagagagttcgatGCTCGTGCATTCAGTTCTTTGCTGATCAAAGATGTCTTCCGTGACATTAACATGGATCAACTTCatcgttcattttattttgatctttCTTCGAACAGAGGGACAACTTTTCGAAGGTAATAATTACTcgtttattgaaagaaaaaaataatgtaatttgtACGCGAGATCTGTTTATTTCTTATGTCAAAACGTGACGCCACGTATTTAAGGAAAGATTCTTTCTCAGATTTTCccgtttttataataaactcTGACTTCATTCTTatcaatgtttcttttttttcttcttttttttttttctacgatttatAATTCAGAACGTGTAATCAAAATGTCGCGTCGATTTTCCTGGAAGTCTTCATACGTATATCAAAGTAaaagtaagatatatatatatatatatatatatatatatatatatatatgtatgtatgtatgtatgtatgtacagaacaaatttaattgaaaaataattaaaatgtttctctGTGTATTTTTCTGCTTTATACTTGGACAGCTATAAAGATTTCATCAACTTTCAATTTGCGATAACGTTGAATAAATATTGTGGTATGTgtctatttatatgtatgtatatatatatatatattttttttttctttcctcatttcttttccttacttggtaaaattaatcttccagttaaaaattatcgaggatcaaagttttttttctttttttttttttttttcttctatcattAACCGCATGTTCCTTGTGGTTACATCTTTTgttcattgttttatttttttttattcaggaAGTCGATGCTCGATAAATGGAAACAGCGGTATTTGTACAATTTTACCGAAATGTACTGTTATATATAACGAGTTACTATCCGGAAAACCACCAGAACGTATTTGTGGATACTCGAATTTCGATCCCATTGTTTGTTGTCCTAAGGATGGACAATCTAATCGTGACACAACATCGACgtcaactactactactactactactactactactaccaccactactactacaatACGACCAGTGCAACCTAATGAAAATGATCGAGGTGCTCTTGCTCGAGCAAGTGAGTTAATATTgaattcataaatattgttccatcaaaaagaaaaacagaaagaaatgtatatttaatttatgaatatattatatattatcaatatatgtttaaatatatatttataaaattatatattaaatatatatatatatacatatatatttatatttaatttataaatttatatttaaaatatttaccgaTAAAATAgtaacacacatatacatacacatatatataaatatgtattatgtacatgtgtattatatacatatatcttttctctaaTAGAATGTCAAGAATATTCTCAATACGTATATGAACTTCAATATCCACCACTTTTAACATTCAATGCAAAACCAGTCAACATTTCGGTATGCGGTGTTAAGGGTAAGACATTGATAGTAGGTGGTACTATAGCACTTCCAAAAGAATTTCCTCACATGGTTGCAATCGGTTACGACAGTAGCGAAGGTATTCTTTGGAATTGTGGTGGGACTTTGGTTTCCGAGAGATACGTTTTAACAGCCGCCCATTGCACATATTCACAAGATTGGTAAGcaaaatttaaatcgaattattaatttaaaaaagaaacagaaactttattttctctttctattatctttttgttttggattaattattattaaatttgattaaatcaATTCAAAACTTCACGTCGACAattcttacaaattttttatttgttaggGGTGGTGCTAGTTGGGCTAGAGTAGGCGATCTAAATCTGGCAAGAACGGACGACAACGCAAGACCAAAAAATTACAGAATAATCAAAAGAATTAGATATCccaaatataaaatacctTCGCAGTATCACGATATCGCACTTTTCAAATTGGAAGCTAACGTGGAATTCAACGCATACGTTAGACCGGCTTGTTTACAAACTACTTTACCAGATGCACCTGAAAATAAAGCGACCGCAACCGGTTGGGGTTTGGTAGACTGGCGTGAGtatcgattaagaaaaaaaaagagataaataaaagaaaaatatgttcgtagagaaataatgaaaaaatatgttgaagaaaaatagaagtaaaaaaagttaattacaagatatatattacatgcgtaatatgtattatgtatacctgtgtatgttatatatatgtgtatatatatatatatatatatatatattcttttttaattgtagaAGACGAAACTGGATCGGATAATTTATTGAAGGTCACTTTAAATATCGTACCTCAATCATCTTGCAATGAAAGTTTCAACGATGGTATAGATATTCAATTGTTACGTGGCATCGTTGGTGATTGGCAACTTTGTGCTGgtggattaaaaaaagacaCTTGTCAGgtaaatgaaattatgaaatttcattttcaaacgaaatattcATCTACGTGTATAAATTTTAGGGTGACAGTGGTGGTCCATTGGCGATTTTTAACGAGGAACATTATTGCATGTATAATGTCATTGGTGTTACGAGTTTAGGAAGATTATGTGGTAGCAATATTCCAGGAGTATATACCAGAGTTTACAATTATATCCCTTGGCTAGAAAGTGTGATATGGggtgaaaataattaatattctatttacaTCTAATAAATGCATCCTTTTGTaccttattattaataaatcgaaatatacgTGCATCGAAATATAATGCtcgttttctcatttcttatGATTTTAATCTAACTTTAAATTGTAgtgttcatttctttttttttttttcaatttattttaaataaatgacgagacaaaaagcttttcttcgttttccaaATATTCcggataattaatatctttaatatattttcgaacaATTCGAGTAATATATCTCGCACAAatattgagagaaaaaagaaagaaagaaaaatgagaaacgaaCCTTAACAAACCTTAacatttatctatatacaaaaaatatcactatataattgattaaaattttattggacgcttattctttcttttcttttcttttttttttttttgctagatcgttttaataataataatttgataataatattaatgataaataatttatttgtcagATGtatgttgaaaagaaaaagaactttaattttcacatttatcttaaaatgtaataatataatcgtaaaaatcatatattctCAATACTTATACACGTATTGTATTACGtccatataaaaatacatacacacacacacacacacacacacaatatatatatatatatatataatatatatacccacgcacgcgcacgcacacacacgcctacacacatataaagaaGGTAGACATTCcagaatatattcaatattgatTTTTGGACGCGCAAGCGTCGTCAGATTTTACCTAGTTCTGTATCTATCTCGATCGGTCGTTTCGTTGTTTCTACgtttcaagagagaaagaaagggagaagagagaagagagatagagagatagagggagaccGAAGAACTGTATCCGTTTGTTCCTTCGGAAAAACGTTCATTGGAAACATCGTTGATCTTTAgattaaatttcaatagaGAACGAACTGTGTTGTGCGACATAAACGGATCGATTGGATACAATTTCTTGTTTGATTCCTGTATATCGAACATATCGAGCAAATCCTCATAAATAGTACGTCGTATTTTAGTCACTATCAAATCCTTATCacatagaaaaatttcaacgagttcaaataatttttatatattttcttgtggcctatcaaaaaagaaatgatggtgtcaatcgattaatatgaaaagtgaaatttgaaatttgattattcgggaggaacaaaaaagaactttttcttcttgctttcttgtattttttttattattaatatcgagatatttatttttaattaaatgaaaggataaaaaacaatgaaatatatatatatatatatatattacgtgtgtgtatttgtttaGATTATTTCAATGTCGGTCACCGTGAATACTTCTAGAAACGACACTGGATCACCTTCCATGTCAAAAATGGAagataatttatcgaatagtGATGGACCATTGATTGGAAAGAGCGTTCATCAAAATAGTACCAACAGTCTTCGTATAAGGTGATTATAAAGACACGTTACTccgttatttaaaaaaagataaaaataaaataaaataaaataatttctgttttgatttctttttgttttagtaCCGAAAACGTTAATGTTGGCATGACCGTCCTCTCTCGTGGACCAATATTGATCGATGACTCGAGGAAACCTTGCGTATGgacgttaataattttcttagtGATGATTGGGCTATGTAATCTAGTCATAAGTGTGACAATTATTGCTGTATTAAGAATCAGTCAAGGTATGGAGGCGATTGAAGTGATACCGGATGAAAATCTCGTGAAATTTTCCGGTCGTACGGATTTGGACAGAGTAACataaactttttcaatttttctttcttcttttcacgaaACATAAAGTaagttatttaattcattcgtATAATCAATCTTTATATCATATCTAGATTTGTTTGCAATCTGGCATCTGCCAAAGTTATGGTGACGAGCCAATGGAGATATTATCCGAAAATGGTATTATAGTCGACGTGAACGGTAAATTAAATGTGGGAACATACCATTCGCATTTTGCACTTCTTCCAAATGGTACCAGCATTTCTCAGGTTCGTTCATTCGAGATCAAAGATTTTCGTACTGGTGGGATTTACTTTAGTACAGATTTTCCGAAATTTGGCCTCCCAAGTGGCGTCGATAGAATAGATGTAAAAATAACACAAACCCACAGAATCACGTCACCGGTTAACGAAAGCCTTGGAATCAATTCGgacgatcgaatttctttgCACGGTGCTGAAGGCATCAAAATGGAAAGCAAGGACATTATTTGGAGTGCCAGTAACGATGTACTTCTTAAAAGCCTCAACGGAAGTATCATATTTGATGCGGAAAATGGCGTTAGcatcgatatcgataatataccTGTTGCACCGCTGTTCGTACAAAATCCTACTGATCAAGAACAATTTAAAGTATGCATTTGCATGCCCCAAGGAAAACTCTTTAAGGTTCCTGTACGTGCCGGTGCCAATCTACGATCTACTAATTGCGCTCGAATCAGTAGGACTCCAGAAAACGATCCCTGCTtacgataagaatttttatatatatgtatatatatatatatatatatatatatatatatatatatatataaaatttgtcctTTAGATGCTTTATTCTATGTATTATGCttagaatatagaaaatgttGAAGCGAAACAGATAATGTCATATCATATATCTAAGATGTCCTATATTATatcttagaaaatttcatatagttttaacaaattaatggAATCATTATAAGATATATCCAAATATAAAGAGCAAGAGATGAGTAttaatcgacgaagaaaataacgatacTACTTAAAATTTTCGTGTCAATGTTAcataccaaaagaaaaaaagaaaaaaaaatctgaataTTGAATATCGATGTCATGTGTAACGTAACAAAAGTTTTTAGATGACAGTggaatacatatttttattttattcgtcaaAAAATGCGACGACTACTTTCCtcataaatatagaaataatacatatataattccaATATGAATGTACTTACATTGTAACTTATATggtgaattataataataccgctgatatgaaataaatctttttattattcatcattGACCCTAacatggaaaaaagaaaaaaaaaggagagagagagagagagagagagagaaaaaaaaagacaatactttttataatgtataatgcGTTATATGAATAAACTTTCGTGACGAAGAAttatgaaaatctttcttacgcgttacaattaaatttatgaattattcaaGTTATACATTTTCTGTTATCATTTCTTCGTTACTTTCCTCCATGTCTTCTTGTTGCTCCTGTTCTGTAGGAGGCTCATATGCTTTATCTAATGGACTAGCAACAACACCACCAGCCCATACACTCATTTCAACGGCTAGTTTATTTGTACCTTCTAGAAGTGGTCTATAACCTCCGTGAGCTAGAACACGCAATAGTGTTTGTGCGGTCAAACACACTAGATCCTGTTGCTCTAAGGTCATGGCTGTGTGAACGCGAATGTTACCACCTTCGCAAGGATCAGATATACctaatacaaaaagaaattaatatttcgtatcAGATACACCTAAatgaaaagatttaatatctatattatttcttactgAAAGATTTATTACTATGGTACGCACCAGCAGATCCTGGAAGGAATAATCCAGAAGCAAGTAATTGAAGTACCCTTTTGTAAGCTTGATTTATTGGCAACGCCTGTCGACTTGGATTGTTCATTATTGCATTATGTGCGAGTAAATCGAGCATCCAAGGTGACAATGGCTCTAAACCTTCAAACCTACTTCGAAGATCTCTCAGTAACCTAATCAGAACCTTGATACTAGAATGATGAGCATTCTCTTCGAACCAACGAGAATGTCGGATTGCTGCCAAGTGTCCTAAAAAtgtagaaagataaataaaatcgtatttctCGATGTAGGTATTTCGAAAGTTAatctatacaatattataatcacCTTGACAGATCTGTACATCTAAATGTTGGTCCGATTCCAATTTACGTAAATTTTGGTGTAACGTTGTGATTAATACCCTTACGGTAGCCTCGTTATTAGCAATATCGAAACCACGTTCTGTTTGTACAAGTCTGAACACTTCCTTGGGATTTCCGGTTTTAAGATCGTTATTGACTTTCGTTCCGAGCGCTTCTACTGCTGTTTTAGTTGGTAGCGTTTTAAGAATAACAACAATATCAGCAATATTATGACCTTTGATCattgttccttttttaaaaCTACCGACTTGTCTCACTTCTTCTAATTGCTGCAAATACgaatgtttgttttttttttttttttttttgtttaatatgaaatggattattttcataataataataatttatataataaaaatgtatatacacaagCTTCGAAAGTTCCTGGCGCAACAATCAAATTATCCAAAACGCTTTGCAATTTTGTTACTAAATTCAAGATAGATGTTTGTTCCTTCGGAGTTGGACACATAtctgcatttttttttaaaagagcaGATTGAAGGTCGGATTCGTCTGGAGCAGTTTTGACACGAGGAAATGCAGCTTCGCATAACGTATAGTCAAATGGATGTCGTGGTAAAAATTGTTTCCTTGGAAATCCCATTCCACGACCCATacctcctcttccacctctGAGCATTCCGCCGCGTCCACCTCGTACCATATTGTATCTgcacgataaaaatatataatttaactttCTCTCCCATTGACTTCACTAATTATACAAACTTTTgtcgatttatataattaaacaattctATAAATTAATCACACAATTTATGTAATGCAAGGTTATATTGAACTACCACTGTTTggttgtattatttttatcaaatctcacaaattttgcaataatatatatttgatctttaaaacaaaaaatttctttaaacatGGGATGaatgttttatcttttaatatcataaaatcgGTAAAAAATGTGACTAAATCAATAAGACGCGTCAAAAACCTAACCtatgatgaaaataaaactacGTACCAATAAAATTCTACCatgtaaatgaatattttacttttggACTTACcttttatatacttaaattaatatgtgaaataaataaaatatatcatgcGAAATATATTTGCttaatataaactttttcaCGATATAGATGCTCGCACGAAGAAAAATACTAACGCCGGTTTAATAATGTGGAACGTACTTTACGAACAcgatagaagaagataaaaaaaatggcgTTCTTGTGTTCGTAAACATATCAAAAGAATTACTGTATAATCAACGATGTCATTTAATCGTATTTAGttgattataacaaaataattattaaatacctttaagattttatacaaaaatcttattcttttattttctctaaaCAAGTTGCATTATGATAGATGCAacagataaaattgaaaaagcaTGTCAGGTTCTTTCTCAAGAAGTTAAAggtttgtataaaattaacacAGATGCGACAAGAAAAGCAActacatataaattttgtaaaaaattaaaatagctatacgtatgtaactattgtgtaaaatatttttatgattaataagatttgatatatatcattagcacacatttatatatgtcatatgcatttatacatttattttcattttatagagCTGTACCTAGGAAATGAAATTGCAGAAATAAATGGTACAATTAAtcctttcatattttatcgtGATTATGTTTCCAAAAATTTACCAGTAGTAATACGAAATGGCGTTGAACACTGGCCAGCTGTAAGAAAATGGTCTATAACTTATCTTCGAGAGATTTTAggcgataaattaatttcagtaGCTGTCACACCTAATGGATATGCCGATGCGATAACAAAATGTGTTTTTGAGGGCAtaacaaaacaatattttgTTATGCCAGAAGAACGTTCTCTTACAATGTCTACATTTTTGAATACTCTTGAAAATCATGAATCGGaaagtatattttacatacagAAACAGAATTCTAACTTTAAAGATTTCACTGAACTTTGGAATGACACAGAAACAGATATTTCATGGGCTACAAATGCTTTCGGTAAAAAGCCTGATGCTATTAATTTTTGGATGGGTGATCACAGAGCAGTAACATCTAGtaaacattcttttctttcttgcaaaattacaaattttaaaacATAGTTATTGAAATCATTTGTAACACATACGTGTCCGTAATTTATAGTGCATAAAGACCCATACGAAAACATATATTGCGTAGTATCAGGtgaaaaaacttttattttacatcCTCCCACGGATTTACCTTGGATCCCGTATGAAAAATATCCGCCTGctgtttataaagaaatagagcCTGGAAAGTGGACTATTGAACcggttaatataaaaaataatgtagagTCAGAATATTCTGAAATTTTTGACACGATACCATGGATAAATATCGATCCTCTTAATCCAGATTATAATaggtatttttgtttttctaattaGTTTTATCGCTATACAATGCATAGTGacaataaatatagaaaatatgtttaaCTACAATAATTACTTACTTATAGATatccaaaatataaaaatgtacaaagATTAGAAGTGAcggtaaaaaaaggagatatattatatcttccttctctctggTTTCATCACGTAAGACAATCTCATGCATGCATAGCTATAAATTATTGGTATGACATGGAATTCGATATAAAGTATGCATATTTTAAAGCTCTCGAGGCGTTAACTCAATGAATATGAAACAAAGATTAAATGtgaaatattaacatatacaaagttaatacataaataaataaaaataatatactctCATggcatatttatttaaattcagATTATTCTATATGAAAATGTCGATATGATACCATGGATAAATATTGATCCTCTTAAATCAGGTTATGATTTAAAATTGTTCGTTAACCCcggctttatatatatttatggaatataataaattaatatttaaataacaacaCGTTCACTTGATATATTACATAGTTCTTAACacgcgttaaatataaaataattttaattcaatattcCGATAAACGTTAATTTTCAACTCGAAATCGTTGACTACacgaaatattaacaaaaacggacgacgaaataaatttcgcgGTTACCGAAATagttttatttctccttccgACGAATAAATAccaaaattcaatttttcatacCGCTGTACTTGAGTAATTTATACTTTGGAtaactttataataatttaaacaatacgTAACTACTTACACGGgatttaaaatattcgtatattctAAATAACAATAGCTTTCCAAAcaattcatatttaaataataatactgcCTGGACATGGTAAAGCTTGAATGCTCCGCggtaaataaacaataattttcatctaaTATTCCAATACACATAAATTTCTAACTCAAAAAAAGTGACGAGCGATATCAACAAAGACGAACTTTTGACTGACTTTGACGATTTTCGAGATAGTATTCTTTTGTAACGCGTCGAGTAAACATCGaagttctctttcttcgaacaTTTAAGAACGgcaaatttatacttttatttattttataattatttaaacgatttacAATGTACGTAGAAtgcgataaaattaatatttaaacgatagtACATTCCCTAAAACGTTATACGTCTCGTAACACGTATTAagcgaaaaataattaaatttaatatttccataGAATTAATTGTGAAAACATTGCCAATGATCTTATCTAATatcgacaaaaaagaattttctacgAACTTTGACAgttacaatttaattttttcataaacgtAAATCGCGAAtccgattgaaaaaaattaataaatgttaataataataataattaataaaggtTAATCAATCACGACGAGTAAATATATGAAACTTTCGTGTTTCTAAACGTgacgatttttcaaattaatactTCGTAATATcagatttatttaaacgatataaaattacgCAGGAGTTATTTATAAAGCAATGTTTAAACAATagtaaatacgaataaaaattacacgGATCggaatatgtattataaatataaaacaattttcatttattttctcttagacataaattttctattggtTAATCGTATTGGTtaagtttaaataaaacgttCCATTCTCGCCTTTGAAAGTCGCTTTATAACAGTCTTACATTATATTTCGCCAAGTGAACATAGAAATTTTCACAAGATGCCTTTTCTACgaagaaataacgaagaattaaAGTAACTATATTTCGATATCACaaactttttcaataatttatacaatttattttgtttgaaatatacattttgaaTTGGCGGTATTTGACTACGCTTGACGTCATCAAAAAGACACGCTGTCGAATTTAACGAATCAGTGCGACTTTAGATTCACACGAGTGAACATTTAAGATGCTTCAGATACTTTTCTTCGAGGAACAATAAAGAGTTCATACAAAAATTGTGAAGTGAGAGTATTTGGTTTCGTGAGACGTCAACAAAATGGGATCTTTGATCGACTTTGAGAGTTACTAGTTCAGTTTTGTTTCGTATTTCGTCGAGTATACATCGCAGTGCTCAAAGGACGCGTTCTCCGCATGTGATAAGGAAGAGTTAATGTaagtacattattatattattcattctttcaatattctctgcgaattatattaatttagaattaaattgCGAAGTAGGGATACTCTCCCACCCGTGACGACAACAAAGNNNNNNNNNNNNNN
This window harbors:
- the LOC122630177 gene encoding bifunctional peptidase and (3S)-lysyl hydroxylase Jmjd7 isoform X2, producing MIDATDKIEKACQVLSQEVKELYLGNEIAEINAVTPNGYADAITKCVFEGITKQYFVMPEERSLTMSTFLNTLENHESESIFYIQKQNSNFKDFTELWNDTETDISWATNAFGKKPDAINFWMGDHRAVTSMHKDPYENIYCVVSGEKTFILHPPTDLPWIPYEKYPPAVYKEIEPGKWTIEPVNIKNNVESEYSEIFDTIPWINIDPLNPDYNRYPKYKNVQRLEVTVKKGDILYLPSLWFHHVRQSHACIAINYWYDMEFDIKYAYFKALEALTQ
- the LOC122630176 gene encoding uncharacterized protein LOC122630176, with the protein product MSVTVNTSRNDTGSPSMSKMEDNLSNSDGPLIGKSVHQNSTNSLRISTENVNVGMTVLSRGPILIDDSRKPCVWTLIIFLVMIGLCNLVISVTIIAVLRISQGMEAIEVIPDENLVKFSGRTDLDRICLQSGICQSYGDEPMEILSENGIIVDVNGKLNVGTYHSHFALLPNGTSISQVRSFEIKDFRTGGIYFSTDFPKFGLPSGVDRIDVKITQTHRITSPVNESLGINSDDRISLHGAEGIKMESKDIIWSASNDVLLKSLNGSIIFDAENGVSIDIDNIPVAPLFVQNPTDQEQFKVCICMPQGKLFKVPVRAGANLRSTNCARISRTPENDPCLR
- the LOC122630174 gene encoding serine protease snake-like, producing MSSVTLTWINFIVHFILIFLRTEGQLFEGSRCSINGNSGICTILPKCTVIYNELLSGKPPERICGYSNFDPIVCCPKDGQSNRDTTSTSTTTTTTTTTTTTTTTTIRPVQPNENDRGALARAKCQEYSQYVYELQYPPLLTFNAKPVNISVCGVKGKTLIVGGTIALPKEFPHMVAIGYDSSEGILWNCGGTLVSERYVLTAAHCTYSQDWGGASWARVGDLNLARTDDNARPKNYRIIKRIRYPKYKIPSQYHDIALFKLEANVEFNAYVRPACLQTTLPDAPENKATATGWGLVDWQDETGSDNLLKVTLNIVPQSSCNESFNDGIDIQLLRGIVGDWQLCAGGLKKDTCQGDSGGPLAIFNEEHYCMYNVIGVTSLGRLCGSNIPGVYTRVYNYIPWLESVIWGENN
- the LOC122630177 gene encoding bifunctional peptidase and (3S)-lysyl hydroxylase Jmjd7 isoform X1, producing MIDATDKIEKACQVLSQEVKELYLGNEIAEINGTINPFIFYRDYVSKNLPVVIRNGVEHWPAVRKWSITYLREILGDKLISVAVTPNGYADAITKCVFEGITKQYFVMPEERSLTMSTFLNTLENHESESIFYIQKQNSNFKDFTELWNDTETDISWATNAFGKKPDAINFWMGDHRAVTSMHKDPYENIYCVVSGEKTFILHPPTDLPWIPYEKYPPAVYKEIEPGKWTIEPVNIKNNVESEYSEIFDTIPWINIDPLNPDYNRYPKYKNVQRLEVTVKKGDILYLPSLWFHHVRQSHACIAINYWYDMEFDIKYAYFKALEALTQ
- the LOC122630175 gene encoding interleukin enhancer-binding factor 2 homolog; this translates as MVRGGRGGMLRGGRGGMGRGMGFPRKQFLPRHPFDYTLCEAAFPRVKTAPDESDLQSALLKKNADMCPTPKEQTSILNLVTKLQSVLDNLIVAPGTFEACQLEEVRQVGSFKKGTMIKGHNIADIVVILKTLPTKTAVEALGTKVNNDLKTGNPKEVFRLVQTERGFDIANNEATVRVLITTLHQNLRKLESDQHLDVQICQGHLAAIRHSRWFEENAHHSSIKVLIRLLRDLRSRFEGLEPLSPWMLDLLAHNAIMNNPSRQALPINQAYKRVLQLLASGLFLPGSAGISDPCEGGNIRVHTAMTLEQQDLVCLTAQTLLRVLAHGGYRPLLEGTNKLAVEMSVWAGGVVASPLDKAYEPPTEQEQQEDMEESNEEMITENV